From one Gossypium hirsutum isolate 1008001.06 chromosome D08, Gossypium_hirsutum_v2.1, whole genome shotgun sequence genomic stretch:
- the LOC107910068 gene encoding ubiquitin-conjugating enzyme E2 10: protein MASKRILKELKDLQKDPPTSCSAGPVAEDMFHWQATIMGPPDSPYAGGVFLVTIHFPPDYPFKPPKVAFRTKVFHPNINSNGSICLDILKEQWSPALTISKVLLSICSLLTDPNPDDPLVPEIAHMYKTDRNKYETTARSWTQKYAMG, encoded by the exons aTGGCTTCAAAGCGGATATTGAAGGAGCTCAAGGATCTCCAGAAAGATCCTCCTACCTCTTGCAGCGCTG GCCCTGTTGCTGAAGACATGTTTCATTGGCAAGCAACTATTATGGGTCCTCCAGATAGCCCGTATGCCGGTGGGGTGTTTCTAGTCACCATTCATTTCCCTCCGGATTATCCATTTAAACCACCCAAG GTTGCATTCAGGACAAAGGTATTTCACCCTAATATTAACAGCAACGGTAGCATTTGCCTTGATATTTTAAAGGAACAGTGGAGCCCTGCCCTCACCATATCCAAG GTGTTGCTGTCAATCTGCTCACTCCTGACGGATCCAAATCCTGATGACCCTTTGGTGCCGGAGATTGCCCACATGTACAAGACGGATAGGAACAAGTATGAGACAACCGCTCGGAGCTGGACCCAAAAATATGCTATGGGTTAA